tgtatttttttctggtttGCTTTAGTATTAAATGTCACAGGCTCTGTTAGTGCAAATTTGGGTATTCATCTAATCAGAGTGAAAATACCTACCTACTTATTGCCGTTTAATGGTTAAGATGGGtcaatctgtttttttgtcacAATCAGATTAAAATAAAGGACAGACCACTAATTTtaatgtctgaaaaaaaaaaaaaaaaaaacaagaactcAGGATTAAATTGTGGGCTTAACTTTTCTGAGATGGAATATATTTGACAAACACTTATTTATTTCTTGGGACTGCAGCCCGTAGATGACAGGGTTGAGGCTGCCAGGAACAACATTAAAGAGAATGGCTGAAATCTTCCTGTACTCTGCATACTGGGGGAAGCGATGGAGGGAGATGAGGATCATCCCACTGACTAACATAATCAGATATAGGCACAGGTGAGTGCTGCAGGTCTTCAAGGCTTTACTGTTTAAAGACTTGCTCTTACCTGTCAGACAAGCAGCTGTGATTTTAGAATAGGTGAGGACTATACTGCCAATAGAGGATGAGAGCAGGACTACAGTGAAAGTGAGTCCATAGACGTTACTGatgaacacactctcacaggAGAGTTTAAACAGCGAGGGGTTATCACAGTAAGGATTCATGATCATCGTCCTGCATCGGTTCAGCCGCATGGTCAAACCGAGCAGAATCCCAACCAAAACAAAGGCCACTCCCCAGGCAGACACTGTCAGCTTGATCACCATTTTGTCATTCATTATGGTTGAGTAGCGCAGGGGATTGCAGATGGCCACATATCTGTCAAAAGCCATAGTCATGAGCACTGTGTGTGCGTTGGTGCCAAACATGTGTGTGGTAAAAGCCTGCATCACGCACTCATAGTAGTGAATGAAGCGCTCAGAGGGAGGCACCAGGATGTCTGCAAGCACACGTGGAACCAGGAGAGAGTTTCCTATAACATCATTAATCGACAGGTTACAGAAGAGGAGATACATCGGCTGGTGGAGGCTTCTGTCGGTCCATATCAAAAGCACAATGCCCATGTTGGCCATAAAGATGAACACATAGGCCAAAAGTAGGAAGATAAAGATCGGGTACTTGTTAATCTTGGTGATCCTTAACCCCTCCAGTTGAAGAGTGAGACTGTTGTATGTATCGTTTTCCATTTGGGCTTGTCTGAAATTAAaccaggagagaggaagagagaaaagcaggaataACATACAAGCTGTCATGGAACAGAAACTGATAcaaggaaagacaaaaaaaaaatttaaatgacaCTCAAATAATATGATGGTTCTTTTTTACTTCTTACTAAaataaaagtacacaagtattaACAGAAAAGAGAAGTACATACACACTACACTAATATCTGGTATATTTTTTAACAATCAGATGCAATCAGAGAAAAAAACTAAGttattgttttttgtatatAAATACATGAGCATTGAAGACATGAAACTAGAGCTAGTCAGTTTTTTTAGGCCATGTTAAAAATTTActgtcaaacaacaaacaaatataatGTCACGATTCACAATTCACAAGAAAAGCCTTGGTAGGTTCAGGTCAGTAAACTGTTGAATGATCACCTTTCTGTCTTTGGCGCATCAGTCATGAGGCTTCTCCTCACTCACAACAGTTTAATCATGTATGTCGGTCTTATAAACATCACTGACCTCAGGGGAAACCGTTAGAGAATGAGAGATGgatagtttttgtttttcaaaatactCAAAGTTACTGCAGATTTCTTCAATACAGCATACCTAAAATCATGACAAATACATGACTTTTTCACCCAATCAAGGCACAGTCCCGAGCCTCACCTGTAACAGCTGCCTGAGCCTCATGCTTGGCCATGTTTATCATCtccaatgtaaaaaaaaaaagaaaaaaaaaaaagactgtttcCAGTTATTTTGAAGTTAGGTCAATTTCAAGCAACACTCACTTTGCAATAGTTTATAACCTACCATGCTGTGACCCTGCCTTACTCTGTGCACAATGCTGCAGCTAAAATAAATAGTGCAGTGAGTTGACCAACAAAATGT
This region of Chaetodon trifascialis isolate fChaTrf1 chromosome 16, fChaTrf1.hap1, whole genome shotgun sequence genomic DNA includes:
- the LOC139344637 gene encoding putative olfactory receptor 52L2, whose product is MENDTYNSLTLQLEGLRITKINKYPIFIFLLLAYVFIFMANMGIVLLIWTDRSLHQPMYLLFCNLSINDVIGNSLLVPRVLADILVPPSERFIHYYECVMQAFTTHMFGTNAHTVLMTMAFDRYVAICNPLRYSTIMNDKMVIKLTVSAWGVAFVLVGILLGLTMRLNRCRTMIMNPYCDNPSLFKLSCESVFISNVYGLTFTVVLLSSSIGSIVLTYSKITAACLTGKSKSLNSKALKTCSTHLCLYLIMLVSGMILISLHRFPQYAEYRKISAILFNVVPGSLNPVIYGLQSQEINKCLSNIFHLRKVKPTI